The following coding sequences are from one Crateriforma spongiae window:
- a CDS encoding RNA polymerase sigma factor has translation MESIVDRFERPLLAYATRMMHGDRQSAQDAVQETFLRLCRADRRKIRSRLAAWLFFVCRTRVIDMQRTKSPQPIEAFETTLPDPGPPAEQLADESEQCDRLAAMIDRLSDRQQEILRLRMQGGLSYREIAEVTGLTVNNVGVQLHTAVRNLRQAFATQ, from the coding sequence ATGGAATCCATCGTCGACCGTTTTGAACGGCCGCTGCTTGCGTACGCCACCCGCATGATGCACGGCGACCGGCAATCGGCCCAAGACGCGGTCCAGGAAACATTCCTGCGACTGTGTCGCGCCGATCGACGCAAAATCCGATCCCGATTGGCGGCTTGGCTGTTCTTCGTCTGCCGTACCCGAGTGATCGATATGCAACGAACCAAGTCCCCCCAGCCCATCGAAGCGTTCGAAACGACGCTTCCTGATCCTGGCCCACCCGCCGAGCAACTGGCCGATGAATCGGAACAATGTGACCGCTTGGCCGCGATGATCGACCGGCTGAGCGATCGTCAACAAGAAATCTTGCGACTCCGCATGCAAGGCGGCCTGTCCTATCGCGAAATCGCCGAAGTCACCGGGCTGACGGTCAACAACGTCGGCGTCCAACTGCACACCGCCGTCCGCAACCTGCGTCAAGCCTTCGCGACGCAGTGA
- a CDS encoding sugar ABC transporter ATP-binding protein yields the protein MTGDDPSNQPSESIDDRAVVAAEGLGKRYGPHWVLRDVSIRLRPGQVMALLGENGAGKSTMIKILSGAVVPDAGSLSVSGAPLRFGRPDVSRRSGIATVYQELSVCDDLSVEDNIMLGREHGRIGTLNRRSQRQIVDAALQRLGHADLDPKTQVGDLSVAAKQLVEIARAIAGNAKLLILDEPTSSLTAADVRQLFEITRKLADEGLAVLYISHFLEEVRQLCDSYTVLRDGRMTGSGQLSDAGESEIVRLMVGRDVDDLYPQTERCTGDPVLRCQNVTGAGIASPTDLTVHRGEILGIAGLIGAGRTELVEAVFGIRSRGGGVEMNDNTIPPEHPAAAIAAGLSLVSEDRKGQGLAQNLSIADNTTLSRLGPYATAGVLNEKRRHHAVDELIEQLQVKCRGGRQTVGELSGGNQQKVALARSLHEQADCLILDEPTRGVDVGTKAQIYRLIGQTAADGTAILFISSYFQELLHMCDRIAVMARGRIVEIRDAKDWDEHDLLIASMKT from the coding sequence ATGACGGGTGACGATCCATCGAATCAACCGTCCGAATCGATCGATGATCGGGCGGTGGTCGCCGCCGAAGGTTTGGGAAAACGCTACGGGCCGCACTGGGTTTTGCGGGACGTTTCGATCCGCTTGCGCCCCGGCCAGGTGATGGCGTTGCTGGGCGAAAACGGTGCCGGCAAAAGTACGATGATCAAGATCCTGAGCGGTGCGGTCGTCCCTGACGCAGGATCGTTGTCCGTCTCCGGTGCACCGCTTCGGTTCGGACGTCCCGACGTGTCGCGGCGATCCGGCATCGCCACGGTCTATCAAGAACTGAGCGTCTGTGACGACCTGAGCGTCGAGGACAACATCATGCTGGGCCGCGAACATGGACGGATCGGAACCCTGAACAGGCGGAGCCAGCGACAGATTGTCGACGCGGCACTTCAGCGACTGGGGCACGCCGACCTGGACCCGAAAACACAGGTGGGTGACCTTTCAGTGGCTGCTAAACAGTTGGTCGAAATCGCTCGTGCCATCGCGGGCAACGCCAAGCTGTTGATCCTGGACGAACCCACCAGTTCGCTGACCGCCGCCGACGTCAGGCAACTGTTCGAAATCACACGCAAATTGGCCGACGAAGGATTGGCGGTGTTGTACATCAGCCATTTCTTGGAAGAAGTCCGCCAACTGTGCGATTCCTACACCGTGTTGCGTGACGGACGCATGACGGGCAGCGGACAACTAAGCGACGCCGGTGAATCGGAGATCGTTCGGCTGATGGTCGGCCGCGACGTGGACGACCTGTATCCGCAAACCGAACGCTGCACCGGAGATCCCGTTTTGCGATGCCAAAACGTCACCGGTGCGGGCATCGCATCACCGACTGATTTGACGGTCCATCGTGGCGAAATTCTGGGCATTGCCGGATTGATCGGTGCGGGGCGGACGGAATTGGTCGAAGCCGTCTTTGGCATTCGATCGCGTGGCGGCGGTGTCGAAATGAACGACAACACGATTCCACCGGAACACCCCGCCGCCGCGATCGCCGCGGGATTGTCGTTGGTCAGCGAAGACCGCAAAGGCCAAGGACTGGCGCAAAACCTGTCGATCGCCGACAATACGACACTCAGCCGGTTGGGTCCCTACGCGACCGCCGGCGTGTTGAATGAAAAACGTCGCCACCATGCCGTCGACGAACTGATCGAACAATTACAGGTCAAGTGTCGCGGTGGCCGACAGACCGTGGGCGAACTTTCCGGTGGCAACCAGCAGAAGGTCGCTTTGGCGCGGTCGCTGCACGAACAGGCCGATTGTTTGATCCTGGACGAACCCACACGTGGTGTTGACGTCGGCACGAAAGCACAGATCTATCGATTGATCGGCCAGACCGCTGCCGACGGAACCGCGATCCTGTTCATCAGCAGTTACTTTCAAGAACTGTTGCACATGTGCGACCGCATCGCAGTGATGGCACGCGGTCGCATCGTGGAAATTCGCGATGCCAAGGACTGGGATGAACACGACCTGTTGATCGCATCGATGAAGACCTAG
- a CDS encoding ABC transporter permease, giving the protein MTSLIRRILTAAGPLLALLVVIAFFAIADAAQGFEGRFLTSGSARLVGLQSVKIGIAALGMTMIIIAGGIDLSAGTAAALCGCTAAWTLQQGGGIAAAFAVAIATGMLCGCVNGSLVSLLRLVPFIITLGTMTVFMGLGKTIADEGGTITPPVESIPDWLVSMVTQFPEPEWIAYPILPNFCWGVWLWLVLAAGVSFLLHRTVLGRHLYAIGSNESTARLCGVPVVRTKLLVYSLAGCLVGLAGMVDLARMGKGDASAGMGLELEIIAAVVIGGGSLSGGRGSVIGTICGVLIMGVINHGCTALGLENQVENILLGAIIITAVYVDRLRNQN; this is encoded by the coding sequence ATGACTTCGCTGATTCGACGAATCTTGACCGCCGCCGGGCCCTTGTTGGCTTTGTTGGTGGTGATCGCGTTTTTCGCAATCGCCGACGCGGCCCAAGGCTTTGAGGGCCGTTTTCTGACCAGCGGATCGGCACGTCTGGTGGGGCTGCAAAGCGTCAAGATCGGAATCGCCGCGTTGGGCATGACGATGATCATCATCGCCGGTGGAATCGACCTTTCGGCAGGAACCGCGGCGGCGTTGTGTGGCTGCACCGCGGCCTGGACGCTGCAGCAAGGTGGCGGCATCGCGGCGGCGTTTGCAGTGGCGATCGCGACCGGAATGCTGTGTGGATGTGTCAACGGTTCGCTGGTCAGTCTGCTGCGATTGGTACCGTTCATCATCACGCTGGGCACAATGACCGTGTTCATGGGGCTTGGCAAAACCATCGCCGATGAAGGCGGCACGATCACACCGCCGGTGGAATCGATTCCCGATTGGCTGGTATCGATGGTGACGCAGTTCCCCGAACCCGAGTGGATCGCCTATCCGATCCTGCCCAATTTCTGTTGGGGCGTTTGGCTGTGGTTGGTGCTGGCCGCCGGCGTCAGTTTTCTACTTCACCGCACCGTGCTGGGCCGCCACCTGTACGCGATCGGTTCCAACGAATCGACCGCTCGGTTGTGCGGTGTCCCCGTCGTGCGAACAAAATTGTTGGTTTATTCGCTGGCCGGTTGCCTGGTCGGTCTGGCCGGGATGGTCGATTTGGCGCGAATGGGCAAGGGCGACGCTAGTGCGGGCATGGGACTGGAATTGGAAATCATCGCCGCGGTGGTGATCGGCGGCGGTTCGCTATCGGGCGGTCGCGGCAGCGTGATCGGAACGATTTGCGGCGTGCTGATCATGGGAGTGATCAATCACGGGTGCACCGCACTGGGCCTGGAAAACCAAGTGGAAAATATCTTGTTGGGTGCAATCATCATCACAGCCGTTTACGTCGATCGACTGCGAAATCAAAACTGA
- a CDS encoding ABC transporter substrate-binding protein, with the protein MVRSFFLICTLTAATMMLVGCQPPSETADGSSSDGDWTIAMIPKGETHIYWKSVHFGARQAADELGVDLQWKGPSKENDRDEQISVMQSFLNRQVDGICLCPLDADALVRPVAEAGRGKVPVVIFDSGLSDTSGTVSYVATDNFRGGQMAGDAMAKALGEKGNVVVMRYQKGSESTHQREEGFLEAIGKYPDMTVISSDQYGGSTTEAAIDKSQQIFNKFGDEIDGIFASCEPTAAGILQTLRDRKSAGDVALVAFDSSETLRKAMADGEVTAIVLQDPVRMGYLSIQTMVQHLRGEDVQRRVDTGVFVATPDNMDDEKIRSLLQPGQA; encoded by the coding sequence ATGGTCCGATCCTTTTTTCTGATTTGCACGCTGACCGCCGCGACGATGATGCTGGTTGGTTGTCAGCCGCCGTCCGAAACCGCCGACGGCTCGTCCAGTGATGGCGATTGGACGATCGCGATGATCCCCAAAGGCGAAACGCACATCTATTGGAAATCGGTCCACTTCGGTGCTCGACAAGCCGCCGACGAACTGGGGGTCGACCTGCAGTGGAAAGGCCCGTCGAAAGAAAACGATCGCGATGAACAAATCAGCGTGATGCAGAGCTTTTTGAACCGACAAGTCGATGGCATCTGTTTATGCCCGCTGGACGCCGACGCGTTGGTCCGGCCGGTGGCCGAAGCCGGTCGTGGAAAGGTCCCCGTGGTGATTTTTGACAGCGGACTGTCCGACACCAGCGGCACCGTGTCCTATGTGGCCACCGACAACTTTCGCGGCGGCCAGATGGCGGGCGATGCGATGGCAAAAGCCTTGGGCGAAAAAGGCAACGTCGTTGTGATGCGTTACCAAAAAGGCAGCGAAAGCACTCACCAACGCGAAGAAGGTTTCCTGGAAGCCATCGGCAAGTACCCCGACATGACGGTCATCAGCAGTGACCAGTACGGCGGATCGACCACCGAAGCGGCGATCGACAAGTCGCAACAGATCTTCAACAAGTTCGGCGACGAAATCGACGGGATCTTCGCGTCCTGTGAACCCACCGCTGCGGGCATATTGCAAACGTTGCGTGATCGCAAGTCCGCCGGCGATGTGGCCTTGGTGGCCTTTGACAGTAGCGAAACGCTTCGCAAAGCCATGGCCGACGGTGAAGTCACCGCGATCGTTCTGCAGGATCCCGTGCGAATGGGTTATCTGTCGATCCAAACCATGGTCCAGCACCTTCGCGGCGAAGACGTCCAGCGGCGGGTGGACACCGGTGTGTTCGTGGCGACCCCGGACAATATGGACGACGAAAAGATCCGCAGTCTGTTGCAGCCCGGCCAAGCGTGA
- a CDS encoding putative zinc-binding metallopeptidase — protein sequence MPKRKLNLARMSDDDLLDLRVCELPLKLKDTPLQERVDQLYDELAQRGITFRPHCWLSDDWYSPDGIPGIAIPFYLAHPRLMRLERQQLLEVEGGTKQWCMKILRHEAGHAIDTAYRLRRKAAFRRVFGRVSQPYREYYQPMPSSRDYVLHLEMWYAQAHPLEDFAETFAVWLRPGSRWRTTYKDWPALKKLEQVDRFMKAVAGTKPVVTSRRADEPLSRIRKTLREHYASKRRHYGLDIPSVYDADLRRLFDGSISSRRAPTAAAFLSKVRGEIRRVVARWTGEYTYTIDQVIQEMIERCREMELRVGGPAEDVKRDAMILVAVRTTHFMHEGRHRVVV from the coding sequence ATGCCCAAGCGTAAGTTGAATCTCGCCAGGATGAGCGACGACGACTTGCTGGATCTCCGAGTGTGCGAGTTGCCTCTGAAGCTGAAAGACACGCCGCTTCAGGAACGCGTTGATCAGCTTTATGACGAATTGGCCCAGCGTGGCATCACGTTCCGCCCGCACTGTTGGCTAAGCGACGATTGGTACAGCCCCGATGGCATTCCGGGGATCGCGATTCCGTTTTATCTGGCTCACCCGCGGTTGATGCGGCTGGAACGCCAGCAGTTGCTGGAGGTCGAAGGCGGCACGAAACAGTGGTGCATGAAGATCCTGCGTCACGAAGCCGGGCACGCGATCGATACGGCATACCGACTGCGACGCAAAGCCGCGTTTCGTCGTGTCTTTGGCCGGGTTTCCCAGCCGTATCGTGAATATTACCAGCCGATGCCGTCCAGCCGCGACTATGTGCTGCACCTGGAAATGTGGTACGCCCAAGCGCATCCGCTGGAGGATTTCGCGGAAACCTTTGCCGTCTGGCTGCGTCCCGGGTCGCGTTGGCGCACGACGTACAAGGACTGGCCGGCACTGAAGAAGCTGGAACAGGTCGACCGATTCATGAAGGCCGTGGCGGGCACCAAGCCGGTCGTGACATCGCGTCGCGCCGACGAACCGCTATCCAGGATTCGCAAAACCCTGCGTGAACACTATGCTTCCAAGCGTCGACATTACGGTTTGGACATCCCCAGCGTCTACGATGCCGATCTGCGTCGCCTGTTCGACGGATCCATCAGTTCGCGCCGTGCCCCCACGGCGGCGGCGTTCCTGAGCAAGGTGCGCGGTGAAATTCGTCGCGTGGTGGCTCGTTGGACCGGCGAATACACCTACACGATTGACCAAGTGATCCAGGAAATGATCGAACGCTGCCGAGAAATGGAGTTGCGTGTCGGCGGTCCTGCGGAGGACGTCAAACGGGATGCGATGATCCTGGTCGCCGTGCGGACGACTCATTTCATGCACGAAGGGCGACATCGCGTCGTGGTTTGA
- a CDS encoding SHD1 domain-containing protein — translation MSPSICGCRLTAFLLTALMTLAPVLAFEVGDRVTFTRAGSSGEGVVSDVRGGGKFLVIEVDNGGRKSKVVVLASQAKASASAPAADDSMRMWTDASGSFSVKATLVEQSATMATLRKEDGRVINVPIEKLSIGDQEFLALMDTADPNPFAGGTTMPATGSSFAPSSSGASPSRSFGGVAQLSVPQAVKLPDGKKLLLTNMSPPASMQADTTPYDFSALGNAALNVTKKEFREDMTRPFIVGSDGSTLACCLKSSWSNKDKFTKVFRIDGRRGSAQQVAECTGRSFGIASADPGTGDALIIFDAAQGTQSSGLGIMTGLADGSPRIAMTWDMFPGDSNKKDYVRYRRVLPGGYAMVVYGQTIRLINYRNRSTVWTCAQTMFNEPAVSAGGRYTAVADTTGEQIAIVETATGQQIGSVPCGKIGSVSMGFSPDAKRIALSEGNKVRVFEVATGEVLLEHEANVPLSKHGGQLPWYGQSFLLLPTGPVLSLKRNLIVWNYQMQGEPIEYADRIFEGLYPVVNDGNVGIVRLPHEKAIEAADREVGDLAAVSQGDSIAVNVTGSGPGATTNQIRSWIEAAIEKAGYTVASNAPTKLNASVTRGKTEERSYREFGNFGTTEVKFTPYISKVDVVQGSDTLWTRSSRSSMPFFVRGDKTLKQIARENEKPNTGVFENLELPEQILKLEYQKGFGNSMVSIQGIRDM, via the coding sequence ATGTCTCCATCGATCTGCGGCTGTCGACTGACGGCGTTTCTATTGACGGCTTTGATGACCCTGGCGCCCGTGTTGGCGTTCGAAGTCGGCGACCGAGTGACCTTCACGCGCGCCGGATCATCCGGCGAAGGCGTGGTGTCGGACGTTCGCGGCGGAGGCAAATTTTTGGTCATCGAAGTCGACAACGGCGGCCGCAAATCGAAAGTCGTCGTGTTGGCGTCCCAGGCCAAAGCGTCGGCATCGGCACCCGCCGCCGATGATTCGATGCGGATGTGGACCGATGCCTCGGGTTCGTTCAGCGTGAAAGCGACCTTGGTCGAACAGTCGGCGACGATGGCAACGCTTCGCAAGGAAGACGGCCGGGTGATTAACGTTCCGATCGAAAAACTGTCCATCGGCGACCAGGAATTCTTGGCCCTGATGGACACCGCCGATCCGAATCCGTTCGCCGGTGGAACGACCATGCCCGCGACCGGATCGTCCTTTGCACCCAGCAGCAGCGGTGCGTCGCCGTCGCGTTCGTTCGGCGGTGTGGCTCAGTTGTCCGTCCCACAGGCGGTGAAACTGCCCGATGGCAAAAAACTGTTGCTGACCAACATGAGTCCCCCGGCGTCGATGCAAGCGGACACCACACCATACGATTTCTCCGCTTTGGGCAACGCCGCGTTAAACGTGACGAAAAAAGAGTTCCGCGAAGACATGACGCGGCCGTTCATCGTCGGCAGCGACGGTTCCACGCTGGCCTGTTGTCTGAAATCCAGCTGGTCGAACAAAGACAAGTTCACCAAAGTCTTTCGCATCGACGGGCGTCGTGGCTCGGCGCAACAAGTCGCCGAATGCACCGGCCGTTCATTCGGGATCGCGTCGGCGGATCCCGGAACCGGTGACGCCTTGATCATCTTTGACGCGGCCCAGGGAACCCAATCCAGCGGTCTTGGCATCATGACCGGCTTGGCCGACGGATCGCCCCGCATCGCGATGACTTGGGACATGTTCCCCGGCGATTCCAACAAGAAGGACTACGTGCGTTATCGACGCGTTCTTCCCGGCGGCTACGCCATGGTCGTCTATGGCCAAACCATTCGACTGATCAACTATCGCAATCGATCGACGGTCTGGACGTGTGCCCAGACGATGTTCAACGAACCCGCCGTTTCGGCCGGTGGACGATACACCGCCGTTGCCGATACCACCGGCGAACAAATCGCAATCGTCGAAACCGCGACCGGTCAACAAATCGGTTCCGTCCCGTGTGGAAAAATCGGCTCGGTGTCGATGGGCTTTTCCCCCGACGCGAAACGAATCGCCCTGTCCGAAGGCAACAAGGTTCGGGTGTTCGAAGTCGCCACGGGCGAAGTCTTGCTGGAGCACGAAGCCAACGTGCCATTGTCCAAACACGGCGGTCAATTGCCCTGGTACGGTCAATCGTTCCTGCTGTTGCCGACCGGTCCGGTGTTAAGTCTGAAACGCAACCTGATCGTTTGGAACTATCAAATGCAGGGCGAGCCGATCGAATATGCCGACCGAATTTTCGAAGGTTTGTACCCGGTGGTCAACGATGGCAACGTCGGCATCGTTCGTTTGCCACATGAAAAGGCGATCGAAGCGGCGGATCGCGAGGTCGGTGATCTGGCTGCGGTGTCACAGGGTGATTCGATCGCGGTGAACGTGACCGGATCCGGCCCCGGTGCGACGACGAATCAAATCCGCAGTTGGATCGAAGCGGCGATTGAAAAAGCCGGCTACACCGTCGCCTCCAACGCACCGACGAAGCTGAACGCATCGGTGACCCGTGGCAAAACCGAAGAACGTTCCTATCGAGAGTTCGGAAACTTTGGGACCACCGAAGTCAAATTCACACCGTACATCAGCAAGGTGGATGTGGTTCAGGGCAGCGATACCCTGTGGACTCGCAGCAGTCGCAGCAGCATGCCATTTTTCGTTCGCGGCGACAAAACACTGAAGCAGATCGCGCGTGAAAACGAGAAACCCAACACGGGTGTTTTCGAAAATCTGGAACTGCCCGAACAGATCCTGAAACTGGAATACCAGAAGGGCTTTGGCAACAGCATGGTTTCCATCCAAGGCATTCGCGACATGTAA
- a CDS encoding mannose-1-phosphate guanylyltransferase, whose product MLHAVIMAGGSGTRFWPASRKHKPKQLLNLAGSRTMIQSTLDRLGDLVPPQRQRVITNQVLVDEIRKQLPDLPPENVVGEPCKRDTAPCVGLAAALVSHDDEDATMLVMPSDHVIADPAAFRDAVQAGQRLIDEDPDRIVTFGIRPTYPAESFGYIHRGEPIAAVGGKAFFVKRFREKPSRATAEDYLSTGEFYWNSGIFMWRASLIRDALAHHQPEMHGHLQTIADAIGRPDYADVLEREFTAIDGTSIDYAVMERHPNVVVIEAPFPWDDLGSWQSLSRLHEPDDHGNTVVANHIGIDTGGTIVHGDPDHTIVTIDVEDLVIVQTKDATLVAHKNAEERVREAVAELQKRGSDSLL is encoded by the coding sequence ATGCTGCACGCTGTGATCATGGCCGGAGGAAGCGGCACTCGTTTTTGGCCCGCAAGCCGAAAGCATAAGCCCAAACAGTTGCTGAATTTGGCCGGATCGCGAACGATGATCCAGTCCACGCTGGACCGTCTGGGCGACTTGGTGCCGCCGCAACGCCAACGCGTCATCACCAACCAAGTCTTGGTGGATGAGATTCGCAAACAGTTGCCCGATTTGCCGCCGGAAAACGTGGTCGGCGAACCTTGCAAACGCGACACGGCCCCGTGTGTCGGGCTGGCGGCGGCGCTGGTTTCCCACGATGACGAAGACGCCACCATGTTGGTGATGCCGTCGGATCACGTGATTGCCGACCCCGCGGCCTTTCGTGACGCCGTCCAGGCCGGACAGCGGTTGATCGATGAAGATCCCGATCGCATCGTGACGTTCGGGATCCGGCCGACCTATCCGGCCGAATCGTTCGGCTATATCCATCGCGGCGAGCCGATTGCGGCGGTGGGCGGCAAAGCGTTTTTCGTCAAACGTTTCCGTGAAAAGCCCAGTCGTGCGACGGCCGAAGATTACTTGTCGACAGGCGAATTCTATTGGAATAGCGGGATTTTCATGTGGCGAGCTTCGCTGATCCGCGACGCGTTGGCCCACCACCAGCCCGAGATGCACGGTCACCTGCAGACGATCGCCGACGCCATCGGCCGACCCGATTATGCCGATGTTTTGGAACGTGAGTTCACGGCCATCGACGGCACGTCGATCGACTATGCGGTGATGGAACGTCACCCGAACGTCGTCGTGATCGAAGCCCCGTTTCCTTGGGACGATTTGGGCAGCTGGCAATCGCTTTCTCGCTTGCACGAACCCGATGATCACGGCAACACCGTCGTCGCCAACCATATCGGTATCGACACCGGTGGGACGATCGTTCACGGTGACCCCGATCACACGATCGTGACCATCGACGTGGAAGACTTGGTGATCGTTCAAACCAAGGACGCAACGTTGGTGGCGCACAAGAATGCGGAAGAGCGTGTCCGCGAAGCGGTTGCCGAACTGCAAAAGCGTGGATCGGATTCACTGTTGTGA
- a CDS encoding D-alanine--D-alanine ligase family protein, producing the protein MRKLRILLLVREGHVPPDTLDGVTEKELDAWKAEFDVCETLRCLGHEVIPLGVYDDLGPIRKALLEQSPDITFMLLEEFHGVAIYDFAIISYLELMQQAYTGCNPRGLLLSKDKALSKKILSYHRIPTPRFAVFPKGRIVHRPKRLTFPLFVKSVIEDASFGISQASIVQTDQQLAERVNFIHEKTGDDAIAEQYIEGRELYVGVIGNQRLQTFPAWEMDFGNMPEEMAKIATQHVKFNHKYQERHGITTHAATDLDDAMQARIAKVCKRVYRALHMSGYARMDLRLSPSGEIYVIESNANPNIEYGEDFAESAETGGVNYEQLLQRILSLGLSYKPAWMAG; encoded by the coding sequence ATGCGTAAACTTCGAATCCTGCTGTTGGTTCGCGAGGGCCACGTTCCGCCGGACACATTAGATGGCGTCACGGAAAAAGAACTGGACGCCTGGAAAGCGGAATTCGACGTTTGCGAAACCCTGCGGTGTCTGGGACATGAGGTCATTCCGCTGGGCGTGTATGACGATCTGGGCCCGATCCGAAAGGCGTTGCTGGAACAGAGTCCTGACATCACGTTCATGCTGTTGGAAGAATTCCACGGCGTCGCGATCTATGACTTTGCGATCATCAGTTATCTGGAACTGATGCAGCAAGCCTACACCGGGTGCAATCCCCGAGGGCTGTTGCTAAGCAAAGACAAGGCGCTGTCGAAGAAGATCTTGTCGTATCACCGCATCCCGACGCCCCGTTTTGCCGTCTTTCCCAAAGGCCGCATCGTCCATCGGCCCAAACGTTTGACGTTTCCCCTGTTCGTCAAATCGGTCATCGAAGATGCCAGTTTCGGGATCAGCCAAGCATCGATCGTCCAGACCGATCAACAACTGGCCGAACGCGTCAATTTCATCCATGAAAAGACGGGCGATGACGCGATCGCCGAACAGTACATCGAAGGTCGCGAGCTATACGTCGGCGTGATCGGTAACCAACGGCTGCAGACCTTTCCGGCCTGGGAAATGGATTTTGGAAACATGCCGGAGGAGATGGCGAAGATCGCGACCCAACACGTCAAGTTCAATCACAAGTACCAGGAAAGGCACGGCATCACCACGCACGCAGCCACCGACCTGGACGATGCCATGCAGGCTCGAATCGCCAAGGTTTGCAAACGTGTTTATCGGGCGCTGCACATGAGCGGTTACGCTCGGATGGATCTGCGACTCAGTCCGTCAGGCGAGATCTATGTGATCGAATCCAATGCGAATCCGAACATCGAATACGGCGAAGATTTTGCGGAATCTGCTGAAACCGGCGGCGTGAATTACGAACAGTTGCTGCAGCGTATTCTGAGTCTGGGTCTGAGTTATAAGCCGGCATGGATGGCCGGATGA
- a CDS encoding extracellular solute-binding protein yields the protein MLHATALLVVLFCSGCVPRSESDVVVYSALDQEFAEPILMGFERRQDGETGVIAKFDVESTKTVGLVNQIIAEKDRPQCDLFWNNEILHTVRLQKLGLLQPHDWNVAATWPKDLIASDKTWCGFATRARVLIVNTEMISDASERPDSVDDLRDPRWAKDCAMARPLFGTTATHFAVIRDRIGRDAALKMLSQIVDNAVILSGNKQVAQAVSTGRLAWGLTDTDDAFVEQELGYPVAIIFPDQQPEQPGTLRIPNTLAILKDAPHPVAAGRLADYLMTGEIEDRLAMGPSSQMPVSPDSKFPPPVLPDEPVRWMQVDFESAAEGWPQWAEAVRDVLGEP from the coding sequence GTGCTTCACGCGACGGCATTGCTTGTGGTGTTGTTTTGTAGCGGTTGCGTTCCGCGTAGCGAGAGCGACGTTGTGGTCTATTCGGCGCTGGATCAAGAATTTGCCGAGCCGATTTTGATGGGTTTCGAACGGCGACAGGATGGCGAAACCGGCGTGATCGCCAAGTTTGACGTCGAATCAACCAAGACCGTTGGGCTGGTCAATCAGATCATCGCCGAAAAGGACCGTCCGCAATGCGATCTGTTTTGGAACAACGAGATTTTGCACACGGTGCGTCTGCAAAAACTGGGGTTGCTGCAACCGCATGACTGGAACGTCGCCGCCACTTGGCCCAAGGACTTGATCGCCAGTGACAAAACGTGGTGCGGATTTGCCACGCGTGCCCGAGTGTTGATCGTCAATACCGAGATGATCAGCGATGCGTCCGAACGCCCTGATTCGGTCGACGACTTGCGCGACCCGCGGTGGGCAAAGGACTGCGCCATGGCTCGACCTTTGTTCGGCACCACCGCCACGCACTTCGCCGTCATTCGTGATCGAATCGGCCGGGACGCGGCGTTGAAAATGTTGAGCCAAATCGTCGACAACGCGGTCATCCTGTCGGGCAACAAACAAGTCGCACAAGCCGTTTCGACGGGACGACTGGCGTGGGGGCTGACCGACACCGACGATGCTTTTGTCGAACAAGAGCTAGGATACCCGGTCGCGATCATCTTTCCCGATCAACAACCCGAACAGCCCGGTACGCTAAGGATTCCCAACACATTGGCGATTTTGAAAGACGCTCCGCACCCGGTCGCAGCGGGACGTTTGGCTGATTATTTGATGACCGGAGAAATCGAAGACCGCTTGGCGATGGGGCCCAGCAGCCAGATGCCGGTCAGTCCCGACAGCAAGTTCCCGCCGCCGGTCTTGCCCGATGAACCGGTTCGCTGGATGCAAGTGGACTTTGAATCGGCGGCCGAAGGCTGGCCGCAATGGGCCGAGGCGGTTCGCGATGTTTTGGGCGAACCATAG